A single region of the Triticum dicoccoides isolate Atlit2015 ecotype Zavitan chromosome 2B, WEW_v2.0, whole genome shotgun sequence genome encodes:
- the LOC119364996 gene encoding vegetative cell wall protein gp1-like, whose amino-acid sequence MAINANCRRVQASLRSSRPRPLRPSSIPSSPAGAPRPSRRHPSLAMAPPTGASPASGHSSAGSCSPAPVPASSTPSSSSSEHELHRLPPPPCSVHRLLRQIRRGPAFPASSPPPGRRAAPPETSSAVALRVLSLLVYVRRRRARSPRFRPPPRPWATSTEPAFWRDPSPASATTPEAAPPQRASSRASPQLSTPAALSSSAATPRPAKAPRQAAGGVAC is encoded by the exons ATGGCCATCAACGCCAACTGCCGCCGCGTGCAGGCCTCGCTCCGATCCAGCCGCCCAAGACCTCTCCGCCCCAGTTCCATCCCATCCTCGCCTGCCGGAGCCCCGCGTCCCAGCCGCCGTCACCCGAGCTTGGCCATGGCGCCGCCAACCGGAGCTTCGCCCGCCTCCGGCCATTCCTCGGCCGGCTCCTGCAGCCCCGCGCCCGTCCCGGCCTCCTCCACGCCAAGCAGCAGCTCGTCGGAGCACGAGCTCCACCGG CTCCCGCCGCCGCCCTGCTCCGTTCATCGCCTTCTCCGCCAGATCCGGCGAGGCCCTGCGTTCCCAGCCTCGTCCCCGCCACCAGGTCGCCGCGCCGCACCACCGGAGACCAGCAGCGCCGTCGCACTCCGTGTCCTATCCCTGCTCGTGTACGTGCGCAGGAGACGCGCCAGGTCGCCTCGATTCAGGCCTCCTCCTCGCCCGTGGGCCACCAGCACCGAGCCGGCTTTCTGGCGAGACCCCAGTCCTGCCTCAGCCACTACGCCTGAAGCCGCCCCGCCGCAGCGCGCCTCCTCGCGTGCCTCGCCCCAACTGAGCACGCCGGCCGCCTTGTCCTCCTCCGCCGCGACGCCTCGGCCCGCGAAGGCGCCTCGCCAAGCAGCGGGAGGAGTTGCGTGCTAG
- the LOC119364997 gene encoding inositol phosphorylceramide glucuronosyltransferase 1-like: MGPPPSRLPLLAALVAAALLAGAAAATEEAYVTLLYGDEFVLGVRVLGKSIRDTGTRRDMVVLVSDGVSEYSRQLLEADGWIVKRITLLANPNQVRPTRFWGVYTKLKIFNMTSYKKVVYLDADTVVVKSIEDVFKCGKFCGNLKHSERMNSGVMVVEPSETVFKDMISQVDRLPSYTGGDQGFLNSYYADFANSRVYEPDSPLTPEPETQRLSTLYNADVGLYMLANKWMVDEKELRVIHYTLGPLKPWDWWTAWLVKPVEIWQDVRQKLEESLPGTGGGRNPHDQLVVKFLFILPFCLLLFGYYQSCFQNNKDFPSVQSLCVFARRGRHKYKSEEALPSYSAVGVSSSTFSTSNQRISNGPHLKLPSYFGAIAVLICFMSAGVSLAFAFTIIPRQIMPWTGLLLMFEWTFVAFFLLFGGYLRFVYRWGSISATHVGYSNSDSSENHMSTGHQRNISDFDMEATFYWAGMAVIAVITVFSPTILGITALFTKLGLMVAGGVLLASFMTYASVHLAISAFHKGQKDRNASRTRRICFWCL, from the exons ATGGGACCGCCGCCGTCCAGGCTGCCCCTGCTGGCCGCCCTCGTCGCGGCGGCGCTGCTCGCCGGCGCGGCCGCGGCGACGGAGGAGGCATACGTCACGCTGCTCTACGGCGACGAGTTCGTCCTCGGCGTACGCGTCCTGGGCAAGTCCATCCGCGACACCGGCACGCGGCGCGACATGGTCGTGCTCGTCTCCGACGGCGTCTCCGAGTACTCGCGGCAGCTCCTCGAG GCTGATGGTTGGATCGTGAAGCGTATAACTTTATTGGCTAATCCTAACCAAGTGAGACCAACGAGGTTTTGGGGTGTCTACACGAAGTTAAAGATATTCAACATGACAAGCTACAAAAAAG TTGTTTATCTTGATGCAGATACTGTAGTTGTAAAAAGTattgaggatgttttcaagtgtggGAAGTTCTGTGGGAACTTGAAGCATTCTGAAAGAATGAATTCCGGAGTGATGGTTGTGGAGCCATCTGAAACTGTTTTCAAGGATATGATTAGCCAAGTAGACCGGTTGCCTTCCTACACTGGAG GGGATCAAGGTTTTCTTAATTCGTATTATGCTGATTTTGCTAACTCCCGCGTGTATGAGCCAGACTCACCTTTAACACCTGAACCGGAGACACAGCGCCTTTCTACCTTGTATAATGCTGATGTTGGTCTTTACATGCTAGCCAACAAG TGGATGGTTGATGAGAAGGAACTTAGAGTTATTCACTACACACTAGGTCCCCTTAAACCCTGGGACTGGTGGACAGCTTGGCTTGTAAAACCTGTGGAGATATGGCAG GATGTTAGGCAAAAACTTGAAGAATCTCTTCCGGGAACCGGTGGGGGAAGGAACCCTCATGATCAGCTGGTCGTCAAATTTTTATTCATTCTTCCCTTCTGCCTGCTGTTATTTGGTTATTACCAATCATGCTTTCAG AACAATAAGGATTTTCCAAGTGTGCAGTCTTTATGTGTGTTCGCTAGAAGAGGCCGTCATAAGTACAAGTCTGAAGAGGCACTTCCATCTTATTCAGCAGTTGGTGTTTCATCATCTACATTTTCGACTTCAAATCAAAGA ATCTCTAACGGGCCACATCTGAAGCTGCCTTCTTATTTTGGGGCGATTGCTGTGCTAATCTGTTTTATGTCTGCTGGTGTCTCTCTTGCCTTTGCTTTCACTATCATTCCACGACAAATTATGCCATGGACAGGTCTGCTACTGATGTTTGAGTGGACCTTCGTGGCATTCTTCTTATTGTTTGGTGGCTATCTCCGTTTTGTCTATCGATGGGGAAGTATCAGTGCAACTCATGTGGGATATAGCAATTCTGATTCATCAGAGAATCACATGAGTACAG GTCATCAGCGCAATATATCCGACTTTGACATGGAGGCGACATTTTACTGGGCAGGGATGGCTGTCATAGCTGTCATTACTGTATTTTCACCAACTATCTTGGGTATAACTGCATTATTTACAAA GCTAGGGTTGATGGTTGCTGGCGGTGTTCTGCTGGCATCTTTTATGACGTATGCTTCGGTGCATCTTGCTATCTCAGCCTTCCACAAGGGCCAGAAAGATAGGAATGCGTCGAGAACTAGAAGAAtttgtttttggtgtttgtag
- the LOC119368060 gene encoding leucine-rich repeat extensin-like protein 3 — protein MANSGARKDAAQVRPSATSPPQQHSPGATASSFASRSPQLLFYPGAPTRSSASPSTPPHLYPPLMESSSANPTWRPMYTSAPEGPLSFGQIPPMNPYSFQPQPMHHHEQGYQNMENLHFVGASPHDPFSTPPPPPHSNVSSQSAPTKVDSKKKKRKVKSVDADESGARTAYRLPYTPEEHERLAGAWLECSLNPIDGNRKKSEQFWDDIAALYSSSR, from the exons ATGGCCAATTCCGGTGCCCGTAAGGACGCCGCGCAAGTCCGGCCATCTGCCACCTCGCCGCCGCAGCAGCACTCCCCAGGCGCCACAGCAAGCTCGTTCGCCAGCCGCTCTCCACAGCTTCTCTTCTACCCCGGCGCCCCGACAAGATCCTCGGCCAGCCCCTCGACACCGCCACACCTGTACCCGCCTCTCATGGAATCCTCCTCAGCCAACCCTACATG GAGGCCGATGTATACCTCTGCACCTGAAGGTCCGCTAAGTTTTGGACAAATACCGCCCATGAATCCTTACAGTTTTCAACCTCAGCCAATGCACCATCATGAACAAGGATACCAAAATATGGAGAATTTGCACTTTGTTGGTGCTTCCCCACATGATCCCTTTTcaacaccaccgccaccaccgcacTCTAATGTTTCATCTCAGTCTGCTCCCACCAAAGTTgattcaaagaaaaagaaaaggaaggtcAAGAGTGTAGATGCCGACGAATCGGGAGCAAGGACCGCATATCGTCTACCCTATACACCCGAGGAACATGAGAGACTG GCAGGTGCTTGGCTGGAGTGTTCACTCAATCCCATTGATGGGAACAGAAAGAAGTCTGAGCAGTTTTGGGATGACATTGCTGCTCTATACAGCAGCAGCCGCTAG